ctcccagctgagccctTGGCAGACATTACTAATCAATTGGGGTACATGCCAAATCCCTTTCTCCCCAGAGCTCCACGCAGACACTACCAATCAATTGCAATTGGCCTGGGAGATTAAGAGGATCCTCAGCTCACTCTAGGCTGTGTGAGCTGCCTGGTGTTTTCCCCAGGGGCTTAGCACAGCGCCTGTACATTGGCCAGCATTTAGTCCATGGTtatggagtgaatgaatgaatgaatgaatgagcaaatagaCATCCAGCCTGTCCCAGGTGTTTGGGCCGAGACCCTAATTGAGAGATCACATCCGCCCTCTCTGCACATTCCATCTACAAGTATAGAGTTTGTTCGAAAGGCCAGTAAATTTGTAAGGAATAGTGGGGGTCTCACTCCTCTCTTGGGCTCGGCTCATGGTGATCCCACTtacccagagccctgggattgaagTCACTTCTTTCTGGTCTGTGACCCAGGCAAGTCATctaagctctctgtgcctcagtggtgccatccataaaatggggattataCCCAAACCTGCCCCAAAGGCTGGTGTGTGGACTCGAGGATATCTCCATGGAAAGCTCTGGGCCCAGTGCCTGGCCCCAGGCAAGAGCTCTGAAAAGCCAAGTTTCCATCCATCTTCCTCATCACACTGAAGGACCTCGAAGCCAGAGACTACGATGTCTTTCTGCACACCGAGCCTGATGCCCAGGACCATGCCTGGCAAACACTGACCTTGATGGGTTAATAGCAACTACCAGGAACAGTGACAGGGTCTGGGTTCTGTGGGGCAGGACGTGGGGGTTGTCTGGCCTCGAGGACCCCAGCCGAGCTCCCCAGTACCCACCAACCGCCAAACAGCTTTCTTGAGATGAGTATAAGGCTCATACCTCCAAGTGTCACTAGTGAGCCCCTGGGCCTCAGAGAGGACTCAACAGTGAACCCTGAGGTCAGAAGCACCCCACCGCCTTCTCTGCCACGGCCTGCGGTCCCCAGTCTCAGTCCCCATGAAGCAACACTCCAAGTCTCAGAAACCAGGAGCTGTGGCAGCCAGACACCAGACCAGGATGTGAGATGGCTGGGGTCGAGCCCCAGCTCCAGGCCAGGCCAACACTCTCAGGGCCTCCTCCCccgctctggacctcagtttacCTGTGTGGAAATTAGAAGTGGGGGTAGCCTGGTCTCTAGGGCCGTTCTAACCCTAATGATATTTTCTGCATACTTATGTTCATTGAGTCGTTTAGtccacaagcatttattgagagccTACTGGGCACCAGGCCCTGTACTAGGCTGTGAGCTATTCTCTGCTCGAAGGCCCTTCCCCGCCCTTGGCCTCCAAGTCTCAGCTTCCTGCAGGAAGCCCTCCCAGACCAACTTTGGGGGCCCTCCCCTGTCCTCCTGCAGCCTGGTCCCTCTTCCTATCACGGACTTATCACTCGGTTTATCTTGTCTGCTTCCCTTTGAATCGTGGCCTCCTAAGGACAGGTTCTCATCTTATCCCCTGACCCATTTGCAGGGATTCCAGAGGACAGTCCTAGAGATAACTCTTGGGCAGATGAACAATGAATGCACGAATTCTAAATCTCACCCTTCCCTCTCACCCCAACGCAGCCCCCTTAATTAGGCTTTTGCTTTTGCATCCATTTTCCTCAAGCCAAGTGCTAGAAACCCACCAGGCCAATCCCACTGCTGACCAGGAAccttcccagccctgcctccctccttcgaTCTGGGTAACCAGAAAGAGCTCACAAGGCACATGTAGCACTTTCAAGGCGTTACCTGTTCTGGCACGGGGCTGACGTTGCCAGGGGTTTGGCAGGAACCCAGGTCCCATTGGGTTTTATGCCCTGCTCCGTGCTGTCCTAGCagacactcagcaaatatttaggCATTAATTAACTTCCTCCACGGAGCCGTGACCCAGTGCCAGATGTAatctcccagctccagggggaAAGGTGAGTGCCCAAACCTTTCTCAGGTGCCCAGACAAATAAGGCCAGCTCTCCATCCTAATAAGTTTCATCTCCCTCAGACCTGCCTCCTGCATGGGGCATGGGTCTGagggcccctcctccccacatAAGGAAGCACAGGGAGGCTCACATACACAACCCCACACTCACTGCCCTAAGCAGTCTCTGGCACTCTGCTTTGAGCCACTGTGCATCCTAATGGAAGCCTTGTGTGTGACCCACCCATTCTACAAACATTTGTGAGTCCCTACTGTGCGCCCCCCAGCTTCACTGTCCCCCCCACCAGGGGCACCAAATAGCTCAGCTGTTCCGTTGCTTCCTTTAGCAACTGTTTTTGTTACAACAGCTGTGGCAACTCCCCCCTCCAAGGCCACCCCCAAAAAAGATCAAGGGTTTTTAGGAAGCTGGACAACTGCTTTGCTCACCCCACTGGCCCATCTCAATTCTTGAGAAGGAGAGGAAACCAAGTAATTGTGGGCCCTGGACAAGAGGGGCCAAAGTATGGGGTCACACCAATGAGCTGACCATCTCTTAGCTGATCCCTAGGAGTGAAAGAGTCTTAGCAGAGCTCAAACTTGCCTTGGGGCAGGGGTGAGTGAGGGACAGGGAAATGCCAAGGGGAGCTACCCAAGTGAAGAGCCTAGCCCCTGACCCCCTCCTGAGGTTAGAGAACCCACCTCCATCCCTATACTGATTCCCTATCGGGGCCCACAGAGGCATGTTTGGGGGGCAGCTCTGAGACTGGTTGTGAATGATGAGCCTGGGACAGATACTTGCTTCTTCCTGGTTCCTGCAGATGCTGGTCCCAGAGCTGTTGGCAGGAAAGAGGCAGGCGTTGACTACATCAAGGTCACGTTCATGGAGCGTGCGCAGAGGCCTGGGAACTGGACTCAGATCTACCAAGGACAGAAGTAAGCAGCTGATTTCAAAGAAGCTATAATAAGTCCAGGCCTACAAacagtcctgggttcaaatctcgcCTCTACCCCTTCTTGGTTGTGTGATGGGAACTTGAGCAAGAACCAGACACTCTCTTAATTTCCCCCACTAAATTTTGGGCAAGGACAGAAGGAGGACCTGAAATCAGCATTAATAATCCATTCTTGGCTCTTACAACAGGCCGGACACTGTGGATCCCAGACTTGACTGTTACATATGGAGTCTTCACAGCTGGAAAACCACATAGGACCTCCCGCCTCCCTCCACATGCTATAATGATATCTCGAAGGTGAActccagaataaataaatgaaacttttctGTGTTTTGAAGACAGGCCCTAAAGGAGTAAGgaacaatggattttttttttattcctatacGCATTATCTCCTGAACAAATTCCATTCTTGTGTGTCTCTATCACCAGATCACCTCTTCCATAGAATGGAAGTAAGATGCGCTTCCTCTGAAGTCACCCTACAATGTCCATCCTGGTGTCTCTGGGTGGGGGTTCAGAGAGATGCTACCCGGTTGAAGAGCTTGGAGCAGACTGAGACAGTATTGAAAGGACAGAGTGCCAATCTGgagctgtgggaccttgggcaagtcatgtccAAAGTCAATGCCAAGTTCCCGCACCTGCAAAACGGGGTAAATGCTCCCTAACTTTGTTTTCACCCTTGATGCCTGGCCCTGAGTAGAGCTGAAAAGTGTTTGTGGAAACAAATCTGAAGAATTCTTGAGACCAAAGAGAGACCCAGAAACTGAAGGATGGACCGACTGGGTCTCTTCATTCCCACCCAGGAACAAAATAGGCACTGAGGACAATGGACCCAAGGAAAAGAGGACACTCAGAAGAAGTTTGCTCCCGagaccccatccccaccccagcacTCCCCCAAGGCCCGCCTAGCTCGAGCAGTCTCTGCGAAGCTGGGGCCTCCTCCACGAGGCCAACGCAAGGACTCTTCCTCAGGCAAAGCTCCTGGACCCCCCACTCGACCAGCAGTCACCCCCTTCACGCCTCGCCATAGAGATGGCAGTCCTATCCCTCTCTTCTCCAATCCCCAGTCCCCAGCTGGGAGAAGGTGGCCCATGGATGATGGTTCGGGGCAAAAGGGAAATGGTGTTAACCAAAGTTAAGTTGAAGAGTTCCTGGACCTGGGTGAttctccccccacacacccatcTGGAGCTCACAGTTCTGGCCCAAATCCTCCTCTGCACCCTGGGAGCTGTAGGATTCCACATGTCCCACTCCTTGGAGACTCTGGTCCCCGGCTCTACAGTGAGGGATGCACGATGTTTCTGGCAAGGGTCTGCCGCACACTAGACACCTAGTAATAGTCCTCATTGTCATTATGATTAgttaggaaggaaaggaaaggttacAGAACCAGCGATAAGGACACTCCGTGTGGCTCAGAACGCCTTCTGACCTCAGCTGGTTTCGAGGAGATAGGCCCTCAGAGACCCAAATTCACCATGTTTTGGGTTTTCCCGTCAGACAAATGGGGAGGAGGGCGTTTCCCCGCGTATTTCCTAAGACGCCTTGGCCAAAAAGCCAAGAGAGTCAGGCCCAATATTCTCTGCGGTTGAGGTACCTCCAAACCTTTATCCCTTAAGAATCCCCAAGGTCAGGCCGACGGCCCCACTAGTCTCCTGCAGAGGCCTGGGTCCCGCCGGTCACCCCGGGTCGGCAGGTGAAAAAGGAGGTGCCGCGTGGCCGGGAGTAGGGAGTTGCGCGCACCTGCCGCAGGTGAGGCCCAGCCGTGCGGAAGGGGGTGGAGCCGCCGCCGCAGCGCTCAGGTGAGCCGACCCCCGGCTCGCAGGAGCTGGGCCGAGGGCGGCTGCGGGCTCCAACGTGGCGGCTGCGAGCCGGCCCAGGGTGCACACAGCGGCCCCAGCGGCTCCGAGTCCCGCGCGACACGGCAGCCCCAGGAGAACATTCGAGGCAGCGGCGGCGTTGGAGGCCCAGGGTCCGTTCGGTATTTGAATAGCACAAAGGAACCGCCTTGGTCTGATTGGCTAGCCGAGTGGCCCCGGGGCGGGCATCGCCTGTCACTCGGGAGGCTCCGGGTACTTCTATTGGTTGGCGCGGGGATGGGCGTGGCCCGGACGCCCGGCTAAATAGCTGGGGCCGGGGCCGGCCGAGGCTCATTGCTTTGGCGCCGACTGGGGAGCACGGTCCCGCGGGTGGCGCGCAGCGCATGGTGGCGGCTCCTCTCGGAGCGCAGCCGACCCGCTGACCCGGGCTCCGTTTCCCTTGCCCGGCGCGACCCGGCGACCGGCTGGAGGCCGAAGCAACAGCAGTTTTAACAGCAGCAGCGGCCGCGGCTGCTTCGCCGCCACCGTCTCCGCGGGAGCATGGAGTGCGCCCTGGACGCCCAGAGCCTGATCAGCATCTCCCTGCGCAAGATCCACAGCTCCCGGACCCAGCGCGGCGGCATCAAGCTGCACAAGAACCTCCTGGTGTCCTACGTGCTCCGCAACGCGCGCCAGCTCTACCTGAGCGAGCGCTACGCCGAGCTCTACCGgcgccagcagcagcagcagcaacagcagcagcagcagcagccgccccaccaccagcaccagcacctcGCGTACGCGGCACCCGGCATGCCGGCCAGCGCGGCCGACTTCGGCCCGCTCCAACTTGGCGGTGGCGGGGACGCGGAGGCGCGCGAGCCGGCCGCCCGGCACCAGCTGCACCAGCTCCACCAGCTCCACCAGCTGCACCTCCAGCAGCAGctgcaccagcaccagcacccgGCGCCCAGGGGCTGcgcggcggcggccggggcgCCCGCGGGCGGCGCGGGGGCGCTCTCGGAGCTGCCCGGGTGCGCCGCGCTCCAGCCGCCGCACGGCGCGCCCCACCGCGGGCAGCCCTTGGAGCAGCTGCAGCCGGGTCCtgcgccgctgccgccgcccgcTCCCGCCGCGCTCTGCCCGCGGGACCCTCGCGCCTCGGCCGCCTGCTCCGCGCCCTCCGCGCCCCCAGCGGCCGCCCCTCAGGCCGCTGCTGGCGCCTCCCCGCCCGCCTCCCCGgcccccgcctcctccccagGCTTCTACCGGGGCGCGTACCCGGCCCCCTCGGACTTCGGCGTGCACTGCAGCAGCCAGACCACCGTGCTGGACCTGGACACTCACGTGGTGACCACGGTGGAGAACGGCTACTTGCACCAGGACTGCTGCGCCTCCGCCCACTGCCCCTGCTGTGGCCAGGGCGCCCCAGGACCCGGCCTGGCGTCGGCCGCCGGCTGCAAGCGCAAGTATTACCCGGGCCAGGAGGAGGACGAAGACGACGAGGAGGACGCGGGCGACCTGGGAGCCGAACCCCCCGGGGGCGCCCAGTTCGCCCCCTGCAAGCGCGCCCGCTTCGAGGACTTCTGCCCGGACTCGTCCCCGGACGCGTCCAACATCTCAAACTTGATCTCCATCTTTGGCTCGGGCTTCTCGGGGCTGGTGAGCCGACAGCCGGACTCCTCCGAGCAGCCGCCGCCGCTCAACGGGCAGCTGTGCGCCAAGCAGGCGCTCGCCAGCCTCGGCGCCTGGACTCGAGCCATTGTCGCCTTCTAGGGACCCCCGAGGGCACGGGGACCCGGGGCCCCGCGGGGCTGGGGCCAGACAAAGACTCGGCTAAGGGGCGAGAGGAGGGAGCGAACGGGCGCCTGGCCACCCGGGGCTGAGCTgggagcgagcagggggaggcggctgatgttttataaattgtaaaataaaaaaaaaaaaaagaaatctaagatCTTGGACTTTATTTTTGCAGAGAGAAAAAGCGCCTATTTAAGTATGCTTTgtgtttctcctctttttttttttttttttcctttttattgtagtGATTGCAGTGGTGTTTAGCGAGGAGCCAGCCACGTGAGGGAGGGCTGCTGCCCGGAGGAGGTGCCGGGCAGCCGGGGGCGAGGCAGGGCGCCCGGGCTGCCAGGGCGCGCCGGGGGCGCAACGCAGGAAGGCGCGGGGCCCGGGACGCCGATTCCAATCAGTTGTCAGACCCGGCAAGCCCGGCGCTCGGTTCTCCCGAGTCCCTCCATGGGGTGAGGAATGGGTCTTGTGAAATCCTGagcaaaaacaaaggcaaactCTCTATCTCCGAAAGGGACGTTTGGGTCACATTTCCTCTCCGGGGGCGGCCTCCAAAGTTCTCAAAATGAGAAGGCAGAAATGAAAACACTTCAACtttcccccccctccccggggcGGGTGTCTTGAACCCCTCCTGTCCCCGCCCCTCTGGCTtcgctctcttcccctcctccacccgtCTCCCGGATTCGGGGGTGGCGCCCGACACCCCGACACTCCCGGACACCgtttggggaaggggtggggggcgggcacGGCTGACTACATTTCCCATCATGCCCAGCACTGCGGTCCTCactaaacaaaaaaggaagtcgATTCCTTCACCTGGATCCCCCGCGGCCccgagggagggaggggccgggaCCGCCGACTGCGCTGGAGACTTTTCACTAAGTTCCCGGTCAGatgtggtgtttgtgtgtgtgcttctaAGTTGCACCGTCCTGATTGAGGCTTCGGTTGCATTTCATGAAACCAGCATTGTTCGAGGCTGTGAGAACCCTGTCCTGTGTCTTCAGCTCGATagattttgtttactttaaaGCCTTTTGTTGTAAAAAGGTGGGGTTCATCTGCAGCCCCTCTGGTTCTCTGCCATCAGCACCATGTGGACTCCAAAACAAGTTGCCAACCCTTGCTTTCTTGGCCCTTCTCCCTCATTCTTCTGTATTTTCGTGCATACTGAATTGTATATCACCGGGTAAAACTGTTCAGATgatttgtttaaatttataatCTTAATAAAAAGTCGATTATAGAGGATGGTGGTGTCTTGTTTTCAGATAGGTCTGGAGGTGGTGGGGAGATCAGGGGGAGGTAGGGAGACCCCTACCCGCATGCAAATCTCAGCTCTCTCCGGGGGCCTGGGCGGTCTGGATCTGCCCACTACGGCAGGGCCCGGGGTGGGAGCGGGATTGGGAATGGGGGGATGTTGGTTGCTGGGGATGAAGCTAGTGTTGTGCGCCTCCCAGGCCGTTCTCCCCTGAGAGGCGTGCCCCCCACGGGAACGGCCGCCCCCGGGGTCTCCAGCAGAAAGCCGAGCCTGCCTTCAGCGCATTTCCTGCCCAGCCAGGGGCGGAGGGCCTGGTGGGCCTAGAGTCTGAGCTCTCTGCGGCTGGGGAAAGCAGCTGAGGGACGCCGGGGGGCTTCTGGGCCACCCACGCTCCCCGCCCCACGCCTCCGCCCGCTCGTCCGCACGTCTCGGGCTGCAACTTGGGgaagttttttccttttccttttttttttttttttttttttttaagttgagtttGTTATCACTGCTCGGTGCCACTTGGTGGTGTGCTGGCGGCGTCTCCCTCCCTCCTcgcgcccctcccctctccctccctcctccctcccgccAGCCGCTCTGCCCTCCCCAGTGGATGGAGGCAGGAAGGCTCCAGGCGCGCTCTCCCCTCTGACCACCTACGGAATGACCTCAGAGTGGGAGAATGTGCCAAGGCCCCGAGGAAGCTCGCGTTCTCCCCACTGGAACCAAATTCACATCTGGAGCCGCAGCTCAAGCCCGGGGGCGCGCGGGGTGGTTCCAGCTTTGCAAATAGGGGATAGGGAAgaaagcctggaaaaaaaaaaaaaaaaaaaaaaaaaaacaagaaaggaaagggaggaaaaaaagcaaagtggcAGCTTGCTCTCTGTTTGTTTGACAGTATTTCTcgctgtccctctgtctctggccgTCTCCCCAGTGTTCTCGCGCTCGCTTTCTCACCCCTGCGCTCCCCTTTCCGGCGCGAGCCACCCCGCAGGACGACTCGCGCCCCCAGCTCAGCCTTCACGCCTCCAGCAGCGACAGGAGGGGCGGCCGCCGagaggccccaccccagactctGGGAGGAGGACGCAAGCCAGTCCCAGGGGCCCGCTCGGCTCCGGGTCCCCGTGTCGCGCGAGGCTTAGTACTCGGGGACACTCCAGAGCGCGGGGGGCCGCGAAGGTCCgcgatgggggtggggaggagagactACGGAGGCGTGAGTTACTGGCAGGAACGGCACCTTCACCcgcccgcctccccccccccccagggctgtTTTCTCGGCCTCCCACGGGAAGAGTCTGGagctgctgggg
This is a stretch of genomic DNA from Mustela lutreola isolate mMusLut2 chromosome 12, mMusLut2.pri, whole genome shotgun sequence. It encodes these proteins:
- the IER5L gene encoding immediate early response gene 5-like protein, with the protein product MECALDAQSLISISLRKIHSSRTQRGGIKLHKNLLVSYVLRNARQLYLSERYAELYRRQQQQQQQQQQQQPPHHQHQHLAYAAPGMPASAADFGPLQLGGGGDAEAREPAARHQLHQLHQLHQLHLQQQLHQHQHPAPRGCAAAAGAPAGGAGALSELPGCAALQPPHGAPHRGQPLEQLQPGPAPLPPPAPAALCPRDPRASAACSAPSAPPAAAPQAAAGASPPASPAPASSPGFYRGAYPAPSDFGVHCSSQTTVLDLDTHVVTTVENGYLHQDCCASAHCPCCGQGAPGPGLASAAGCKRKYYPGQEEDEDDEEDAGDLGAEPPGGAQFAPCKRARFEDFCPDSSPDASNISNLISIFGSGFSGLVSRQPDSSEQPPPLNGQLCAKQALASLGAWTRAIVAF